In the genome of Rhineura floridana isolate rRhiFlo1 chromosome 10, rRhiFlo1.hap2, whole genome shotgun sequence, the window TGgcatatagacagacagacagatagatatggCAGATGTGGTGGTCCTCAGACCATTACAAAATGGAAGGTGGCTGTTTATCCTTCCAAGTGCAAAGTATAAGGGTAGGATAAAAGTTTAATTATTCTTAATAATAATGTGATAAGAACAGTAATAATGATCATACCACATCCAATGAGCATTTGTACTATATGTGGGACTGACCCAAACATGTAAACCAAAGAAAGTGACATAAGGGAAGTGCATTTCCACATGTGAGATGTTTGTATTTATCTCATTTTAAAATTTTCCCTTCTGTGTGTAAATGTTTAAAGATTCAAAAGCACAGTTGTTCTGCACATCACCTGAGAAGCTTTTAGGTGTGGTCCACAATTGTTTCCCTTACACATGGGTTATCAGTCCCATCTAGTACAGTAAAGGCAATTCATCCATTGTATGATGAACTGCAGATGCCTCTGCTCCAAAACAAGCTCACCAACCCTGAGGCTGAAAATGACTTATTCTGTCTTTCTCCACCACAATGCAGCAATAACAGAACCCAGAGCCCCATCCAACTACTGAAATAAGGGGTGAGGAGACATCTGACCTCCAAACTATAAAGTGTCTTTCACTttccaagatggtggtggtggacagCAAGGAGAGGCGGCTGAGGATGTGTGGTGTGAAGGAGGCCAGAAAAAAACAGCATTCCAAGGGAGATCCAAGAGTAGACCGTGCCAACCAACTCCCAAATGATCCCCAACACCCTGACCTGGGTCCTCTGCTCTACCAAGAGAGAAGAAGAGAGGGAACCCTTGACTACACTAGCTGAGGGAAGTGCCATTTAAGTTACTCCAGGGTTCACTGGTGAGGAGCTGAAGAAAGCTCTGAGGAGCATCTtctttgcttttgtttgtttgctccCCTGGGTGAGGGAAGGAATTTGGTACCAGTGGCCTTTTTGATATTCCCTTCTACCCTGCCCCAATATTATTTTTTTTGAAGAACAAAAACAAAGACAGTAAAATTGTACATCTTAAGACCACGAGAGTTAACTAAATTGTCATTCTTTTTACCTGTGTTACAACTTGTTACTAAAAAAATAGAACTTGGTATTCAATAATGATTTTAATCTAATCTACACACCAGTTTTTTCAATACATTTGATGGCTTGCTTCTTTCATACACTGCTGGTTCATGTTTTTTGGAGAAGAGCATAAGCATCTCAAACTTTTCGTCTTTGGTGCTGATCCATTAAACAAGTAATCAATGTTCAGTGAAAACTCCTGTTTGACTATTCCAGATCCAGTCTGTATGTTTTGGCTTACTACAATCAATTCAGTGCAGTACATGGGTTTTGACTGTACTTTAGCTGACGGGAAACCCATTTTTGTAAGGGTTGTTTCCATGGAACACTCTGTGGATGCAACAGACTCCAATATTCCTCTCTTTCTTTACGTTCCCTCAGAACTGGACAAGCTAAGCTAGCTAAAACATCAGTCCCAGTACTAATGGAAGGATTATAAGATTCCTCTTGCTCAAAGGCTGAGTTCAGATGAGATACAAAAACATGTTTTCACATTAAGCCTGCCCATAAACTGTGGTCTATTTGGGACCAACATACCAGGATCTACAACAGTTTGAAGCTGGTTTGTAAGCCACCATTTGTATTAACTGTGGTTTGCCATTATATCTGAATTTACAGACCATTGGCAAACCGGTTAAGaaagaccattgttccatctttaAAAGTCTATTGGACCATGGATGTGGGAGCAAACTTATGAATTTATGAAACTGAATGCTGAGCACATGGGGACCATAAGCAGTCAGACAAGCAGCCCTAAATCATGGTTTGCCAGTTGTGCATATGGAAGCACAGGTTTTGGATGGGTAACTAAAGCCTGAGAACCTCTTCTCTGCTAAATACAATGACCATATCAAAATCTTTTAGTCATTTTAGAGGAATGCTGTATTTTCAAATATGCTTGTGAGCTCCCcctaggcatctgggtggccatcaggagaacaggatgttggactagatgagccttttgtctaatccagcagggatcttcttgcGTTCTTATTTAATGCACTGCAAAACATCCATTATGGATCCCCAGTGCTGTAATAGATCACCTCTGACCTTGAAATATagcaaaaaacattaaatataagtATAATACAAGCATTGCCAAAGGTCTCAAGAAATTTCTGGATGCGTAACTTTCTTAATATTTGTTGTCAACATTATCAGAAGAACAAAATATACAAAGCAAATTGCATTACATCTATGAAACCCACAAGAATGATTATGTTCTTTAATGATATACTCATATTTGCTCCTAATTTAGGAAGCCCTTTAAAACAGCTGGCAATGTTAATTTAAATTGTCTTGAATTTTCTCTCAAAGAAAGTACAGGTATTAAAGTTGCCCTTGGGAAAATGTACAGGATTTATATGGCTGTACCACATTTGGCCTTCTGCTCTGAAGGTGTAATCTTGTCCCTGACTCATTGTCAGTGGACTCTTGTGTTTCATTATTTGCTAAGAGGTTGTCCCCTGATGATTTCCGCTACAATGGCTGACAGGTCAGGTGGATGGCACTGTCCCTCCCCTCAGGCTGCCttctagatgaaccaatggggaTGCCCATGATTCTATGAGTATTAAGCAGTAGGATTCAGACCAATCAACCTCAGTAACCACTTGGTACAGTGCAAATTATTTTAAACCTACTAAATAATAATGCTGCAACTTgaaatatgatttttttaaaaattcctcaatttttaaaaagtttatttttCAATTATAATTTTTGGATAGCCAAGCAGCTTTATAGAGAAAGCACAGAAGTGTTTATCTGGCACTTTTGGATAGTACATAATAACCTTTGTCTGACCTTTCTAAAACACACATTCAGTCCACTTGCTTGGTCCATATTCCACATTACATGAGCCTATATACACCATATATACAGTCAGTGAAACTATCTTCTTAGCTactttggggttttgttttgtttttccaaagATGTCCTCTAGTCTATCTTTGCTAAACAGAATCCACAATACACACCATAACTAGAGAAGATACTGCAGTGAAATGAGGAGTACTTCAGCAGGACAATTGATGGCATGCAGGTTAAAGAAAAAGTAAAGCTTCACAAAAaaatttccttaaaaaaaaaatctgaataatCAAGGCGCTAGCAAAAAGAAGGGGCTGTTCATTGTTCCTGTAAAAAAGGCACTTGGAGTGGGGACTGGAACCAGAAGAATTGCAGCTGACTTTAAAATTCAGTTTggcttaataaaaaaaaaggcTCTTCAAAATACCAAGAAGTTCTACTCAGGCTTTGTGTAGATAAAATTCAGTTGCTGAGCAGACTATCATAAGGACATAAAACGTTTTATGACTACCTTGTAAGAAAAGCATAGTTTATAAGCAAAAAAGGTTACTAAAAAGCAGCAATGCATAGCCTTCCTTTAAGATAATGCATATCGGTAGACGTCAAGTGTTGAACTTTAACAAAAGATACCCTTTCAGTAGCATCATCATGATACAAGTGAATTAAGAAAACATAACGAAGTTTCACATAGATCCCTTTCCAGGGGAATCTGAGGTCATAATCTGCCATACCACATGCCAACCTGTTCAAATGTCCTTGATGGCTGATGTCAAGTAAATGGAATCATAGTCATGCTCTTACAAGCTCTCTAATAGGAAGTGTTCCTTGTGTAGCTTTTTCAGAGCAACTATATGAATTTGCACAGTAATTCTTTGAGTGTACTTTCTCTGTTGTCCCACCGGAGGAAtacttctcccccctctccttttttcctccccccatcccctctACAGACAAACTGAGAACATCTGCCGACAAAATATTTGGCAATTTTATATTCCTGCGAGGGGGAAGAGATGAATGTACTGCAGCTCATTTTAGATTGAAAGCCATTAGTGgtctttcctctctcttttgccAAGGACTCTTTTTATCTTCACCttggtcatcatcatcatcatcgtcgtcgTCATCTTCATCATCTTCAGCTTCATTATGGACAGTTGTTCCATGCTCTGGACTTGTTAAAGGCTCTGGTGAACTTTCCACAGTTCTTTTTAGCGTTTCTTCCTGCAGGCTAGGCAACTGGCCCGCTGTCCTTCTGCTTCCTGTGTCCAACAGACATCTTAGAGTACTGTCTTCTGGGCTGCAAACAGCAGTTCCACATTCACTGCCACTTTGGTCCATATCATCCAAATATACAAGCTGTGTGTAAGCTGTGctgtctgggaccttctgctcttTTTGCGGATGTACCTGAACTTGCTGGTGGGTTTGGTGCAGAGACAAATGATCTCCCCTTCCCTTTCGGGCAGATTTTGGCTCATTCATGTCAACCCCAGAATCCAAGCTGGCATCGTTGCTTCCATTTCTCCCAGCTCTTTGAAGATCAATGTACGAATGTCTAACGTGAGCATTGGAACGCCCGTCTAGAGAAACAAACCATGCCCGAGGATGAGGTAAAGGCTTGCCTCCTCCTAATTCCATTAGAGCTTTCTCTGTAAGAAGCTGCACTTCACTATTCATTTGTGCCAAAGAGGAGTTGTTGAGTGATGCTGGAATGGAAACCGATTCGGACATAGAAACATTCTGTGCGCTCCATTCGCTTGCACCAGCTTCCTGCAAATGTTGTTGAGATATTGCTTGAGCAGCCAACTGTTGGGGCTGCATCTGTTGCTGGGAGTGTGGGAAAAGCTGTGAATGAGGGCTTGACAGTTCTGCCTGGAGTCTTTCTATGTCAATTTGCTGATCGGTGGGAACAACCAAAGGTTGGCTAATGTAAGGATGCTCCCCAGGAAGCTTCATATAATGGCCTGGAATgaccagtgtaggcaatactttTCTGTAAACACTGTCATTAACCTGATCAACAGAATTACAGCAGACCAGCTGACCTGGCCGAGGGAAAGAAGTGGGTCTCTCAAGATGGTCAACAGAGCGAGACATCATACATTCAGTGGGCCTGCAGTCTAGCAGTTCTGTTTCGGGTGCTGAAGGGATGGGGTACAGTTGCTCCtgaatattatatttattacctgTACAAATATGATTCATAGACGCCTGCTCTTGCTTTTCAAATAAAGGTCGTGTCAACATTGCACTGTAACTTCGCCTGTGATCTTCCTTGTCCGGGGAGTCATATCCTTCTGATGTTTCCATAGATTTCCTAGGGTTTCCAGGAAAACTATCTACTGATTTAAGGTAGTCTTTTCGCAGAGTGTCACTAGAGGCCATGTTCTCTAGAGACATACGGCTCTGATCCTTCTCCTTATGGGAAAGCAATTCTTCTCGGGAACTAAATTCCTGTGAGGTGCTGTATGTATGTTTGAGCATGGGAGTGCGCATATCTGCTTCTCCACCTGAACATACTTTCTCCATGCGGACAGCCCCCATCAGCTCCTTCTGGCCTGAGGATTCTGTGTGCCCGTTGCTGGCAACTGACAACCCTCCAGGAAATTCTGACTCTCGTCGTGAAAATATCAAATTAAGATGGGACATAGAGGTTGATTGATCCTTCTTTGAACCATTAAGCGTTGAGGACAACTGCAGTTTCTTATGACGTGGTTTCAAACACTTTCTCCTAtcataaaaaagggaacaaaaatAGTCAACACCTGCATCAAAATATCGCTGTTTATCCTCACACCTTGCTCTTATTCAGGGTCCCAACAAGCCAGCTATGCTCTCTGCCAGGATGCCCTCTCACATAAGACTGTGCAAGATGAATGTGGCCAGTATCTCATTCATGCTTgcgtgtttttttggggggggggggttactgaTATAAAGATCTATTTTGTGTTCATCACCTGAACTCCTTCTCCATGTGAttcctctgagggaggtgtggagaATGAGAACATGAGAATAGGCCTTCTTAGTGGAGGCTCCTTGTTTGTGCAGTGCTTGTGCCAGGAAGGCATGCCCAGCACCATCATTGTTTGTTTTTAGGTGTCAGGCAAAACCATTTTTATTCACCTCAGCTATTGGCCCTTAATTTGGCAGGTATGTTTGTGGCCTCTTTTTGTGCTCATCTTCTTAGTAGGGTGGGTTGACTTGGTATATGATGAGCATTTCAGGTAATTATTTTATTCTTATAAttagttttaatgtttgtttttacattATAAGTCACTTTTGTGTagctaatataaaataataatatttctaaATATCTGTGCTGCCTTTCCAGCTCCAAAAAGTCCCCCTAGAATCAATCAACTAGTTCTCCTTTCATTAATttcatatattaaaagaaaaatgaGATTTCCTTTAACATACATCCATTCAAAGAGGTTGCTTAGGTACACTGGGTTGGATCCGAATGGCGCCCTTCTGGATATGGAAGCTGTCTGTCCTCCACTCACAGAAGGGTAGCAGTTCACTTTAGAACCTACTTCTGGCCACAACGTACAAAGTAAAAGGTTTCAAAACACGTGGAAGCCTCCGCAAGCAAAGGAGGCTTCCCCACTGTGCACAAAGTCACTGGGCAGCACGCAGAGGATGGCAGCAATGAGGACAGGGATGGAGCTACTGTGCTTCTTCACACTCTCCCCTCTCCACATGTTGACTTAAGTCATATTcagaatgcctgaacagggctaaTAAAAGGAAATCCAAATCCAAAGATGTTCTTCCACTTGACTATTATGGCAGCTATTTATACCTATCAGAGCACCAACTGCAAGCATTTGCAGAAAAACGCTATTTTCCTGCCACTCATCAGTTCTTTGAAGCTAACCCATTATGCTGACAAAATGAAATTATCAAAAAGAGATATTTTACCTGCAATAGTACAAAAGGAGACACAATAAAACAAGAAGTATCAGAGACATCCCTCCTAGAATGGCCAAAAGAAACACTGTGTGGTAAGTGCTTATGTCGTGGGTTACAACAGGACCTAGAAGAGAAAATGTTGAAAAGGCTGACAAAAACCAATTTAAccatttccctccccttacatattagacaggcaccatctctgttatcttttcagtgcctactgaagacctttctctttgaacaagccttatcccaatctgcgtctgtgttagaattgcttttttaattgttttttaagctatttttttaaaaaaattttttaaaatgtgttgtttcaatatgttttaaagtcttttgtttttaagatgtttgaaagtgcttttagtgtttttgcttgctgccctgggctccttctgggaggaagggcgggatataaatttaattattaatcaatcaatcaatcaattaatcaataataataataataaataattcagagCCTTCCAATTACTTTTTCATTATATGTTTAAGACACAGGCTGGCTCCAGGTCTGAGTGACCCTTGGAGGTGTCCCCTGCAGGCTTTTCTGCTGGCAGCAGCAGTGATACATTCTGCCTACCATTTATATTTCCCACAATGTCCCCAAGTGGCACTAAGTTGGGAGCATTGTGGGCAAGGCCAGTGCCagggggtggccaggtcaggccctggccaagggcccctgtggcccagaggggcccctccttaggatgggagggtagtgctcctgtgatccatggcagcgtcagctcccaaccctgctgtggattgcagagagagagctcccaggcatctCTCCCCCAATACaatcagtgtgggcttcaataagcctgcatgcacacccacctccctctcccatccctgtgaatgatgtttGTGCTGTGCACGCATGCGCACATCATTTACAGGGATGATAGAAGTGGGGGGGGATGCGCGGCCGGGTTTATTTGCCCCATGCTGCCTGTACAGAGGTGTTGAGCTACGGCtccgtgggcccagggcaggctggtgctcaagggcccaggcatgcctggtgctagcCCTGATTGTGGGCAATTAAAATGGTGAGTGGTTTGCAGACTCAACTATCCAGCATAGTGGGTGCAGGGCTAACATCAGACATGGGCCCCGTCATGATAATGGAGCTCCAGCAGCTGCCTGAGAATGTCAagtgctggtgccagccctgttgaGACTAGACTGATGCAACTAGCAATCCAAGAAACCAAACAGTCCACCAGTCATATACTGTATTTCAGTAAGGGCTTGATAACCTCTTGTTTTGGCTGCCTGTCTGGGActgcaaaaaagtaaaaataagaaacaaaaaaagtgaAGACTGTCAAATATATGCCAGGCTCCCAAACATAGCAACTGGGCTCCATTCAGCTTCATAGCTCACAAGTTGCACAGGTCTGATTTAGCGGTTTTTACAACATGTATACACTGAGGCTTGGTCTACACTTAATGCTGAATGAGGTGGTAAAATGGGCAGTGTAACTACAGACTGTAGGCTGGGAATGCCACATTTGAATCCTCCCTTGTGGGGGCAGGGGTAACCCCTTTATTTAAAACCCAGGATTAGCACATCATGGAAAAGAGCACAAGTCAAACCCTCTCTCAGTTGTGCTAGTTTTCTTCTTGCAGGAGT includes:
- the FAM171A1 gene encoding protein FAM171A1 isoform X4 — its product is MKPSSVFEVTLKVHVSDASTHQPVTEAFIEIFTNQIPIASGTSGADGTAFIKFQYKLGSQLIVTATKHAYVPNSAPWKPIRLPVFSSLSLGLLPERSATLMVYEDVVQIVSGFQGARIQPKVHFQRRALKLPENTSYSDLTAFLTSASSPWEVDSFPYLQGYDGNGTGNNTRYDLTPVTAVSVHLLRSDGTPVPVNGPIYVTVPLPTTNNLKHSTHVPAWRFDQKFGTWLKSSLGIVEQEGNEMTWTYIAPQLGYWVAAMSPTNPGPVVTHDISTYHTVFLLAILGGMSLILLVLLCLLLYYCRRKCLKPRHKKLQLSSTLNGSKKDQSTSMSHLNLIFSRRESEFPGGLSVASNGHTESSGQKELMGAVRMEKVCSGGEADMRTPMLKHTYSTSQEFSSREELLSHKEKDQSRMSLENMASSDTLRKDYLKSVDSFPGNPRKSMETSEGYDSPDKEDHRRSYSAMLTRPLFEKQEQASMNHICTGNKYNIQEQLYPIPSAPETELLDCRPTECMMSRSVDHLERPTSFPRPGQLVCCNSVDQVNDSVYRKVLPTLVIPGHYMKLPGEHPYISQPLVVPTDQQIDIERLQAELSSPHSQLFPHSQQQMQPQQLAAQAISQQHLQEAGASEWSAQNVSMSESVSIPASLNNSSLAQMNSEVQLLTEKALMELGGGKPLPHPRAWFVSLDGRSNAHVRHSYIDLQRAGRNGSNDASLDSGVDMNEPKSARKGRGDHLSLHQTHQQVQVHPQKEQKVPDSTAYTQLVYLDDMDQSGSECGTAVCSPEDSTLRCLLDTGSRRTAGQLPSLQEETLKRTVESSPEPLTSPEHGTTVHNEAEDDEDDDDDDDDDDQGEDKKSPWQKREERPLMAFNLK
- the FAM171A1 gene encoding protein FAM171A1 isoform X3 yields the protein MITYLRCCLCINEVTLKVHVSDASTHQPVTEAFIEIFTNQIPIASGTSGADGTAFIKFQYKLGSQLIVTATKHAYVPNSAPWKPIRLPVFSSLSLGLLPERSATLMVYEDVVQIVSGFQGARIQPKVHFQRRALKLPENTSYSDLTAFLTSASSPWEVDSFPYLQGYDGNGTGNNTRYDLTPVTAVSVHLLRSDGTPVPVNGPIYVTVPLPTTNNLKHSTHVPAWRFDQKFGTWLKSSLGIVEQEGNEMTWTYIAPQLGYWVAAMSPTNPGPVVTHDISTYHTVFLLAILGGMSLILLVLLCLLLYYCRRKCLKPRHKKLQLSSTLNGSKKDQSTSMSHLNLIFSRRESEFPGGLSVASNGHTESSGQKELMGAVRMEKVCSGGEADMRTPMLKHTYSTSQEFSSREELLSHKEKDQSRMSLENMASSDTLRKDYLKSVDSFPGNPRKSMETSEGYDSPDKEDHRRSYSAMLTRPLFEKQEQASMNHICTGNKYNIQEQLYPIPSAPETELLDCRPTECMMSRSVDHLERPTSFPRPGQLVCCNSVDQVNDSVYRKVLPTLVIPGHYMKLPGEHPYISQPLVVPTDQQIDIERLQAELSSPHSQLFPHSQQQMQPQQLAAQAISQQHLQEAGASEWSAQNVSMSESVSIPASLNNSSLAQMNSEVQLLTEKALMELGGGKPLPHPRAWFVSLDGRSNAHVRHSYIDLQRAGRNGSNDASLDSGVDMNEPKSARKGRGDHLSLHQTHQQVQVHPQKEQKVPDSTAYTQLVYLDDMDQSGSECGTAVCSPEDSTLRCLLDTGSRRTAGQLPSLQEETLKRTVESSPEPLTSPEHGTTVHNEAEDDEDDDDDDDDDDQGEDKKSPWQKREERPLMAFNLK
- the FAM171A1 gene encoding protein FAM171A1 isoform X1 yields the protein MSRSAAALLLCLLGCNVWKAVTKTLGAPEAAQEVTLKVHVSDASTHQPVTEAFIEIFTNQIPIASGTSGADGTAFIKFQYKLGSQLIVTATKHAYVPNSAPWKPIRLPVFSSLSLGLLPERSATLMVYEDVVQIVSGFQGARIQPKVHFQRRALKLPENTSYSDLTAFLTSASSPWEVDSFPYLQGYDGNGTGNNTRYDLTPVTAVSVHLLRSDGTPVPVNGPIYVTVPLPTTNNLKHSTHVPAWRFDQKFGTWLKSSLGIVEQEGNEMTWTYIAPQLGYWVAAMSPTNPGPVVTHDISTYHTVFLLAILGGMSLILLVLLCLLLYYCRRKCLKPRHKKLQLSSTLNGSKKDQSTSMSHLNLIFSRRESEFPGGLSVASNGHTESSGQKELMGAVRMEKVCSGGEADMRTPMLKHTYSTSQEFSSREELLSHKEKDQSRMSLENMASSDTLRKDYLKSVDSFPGNPRKSMETSEGYDSPDKEDHRRSYSAMLTRPLFEKQEQASMNHICTGNKYNIQEQLYPIPSAPETELLDCRPTECMMSRSVDHLERPTSFPRPGQLVCCNSVDQVNDSVYRKVLPTLVIPGHYMKLPGEHPYISQPLVVPTDQQIDIERLQAELSSPHSQLFPHSQQQMQPQQLAAQAISQQHLQEAGASEWSAQNVSMSESVSIPASLNNSSLAQMNSEVQLLTEKALMELGGGKPLPHPRAWFVSLDGRSNAHVRHSYIDLQRAGRNGSNDASLDSGVDMNEPKSARKGRGDHLSLHQTHQQVQVHPQKEQKVPDSTAYTQLVYLDDMDQSGSECGTAVCSPEDSTLRCLLDTGSRRTAGQLPSLQEETLKRTVESSPEPLTSPEHGTTVHNEAEDDEDDDDDDDDDDQGEDKKSPWQKREERPLMAFNLK
- the FAM171A1 gene encoding protein FAM171A1 isoform X2; the protein is MSRSAAALLLCLLGCNVWKAVTKTLGAPEAAQEVTLKVHVSDASTHQPVTEAFIEIFTNQIPIASGTSGADGTAFIKFQYKLGSQLIVTATKHAYVPNSAPWKPIRLPVFSSLSLGLLPERSATLMVYEDVVQIVSGFQGARIQPKVHFQRRALKLPENTSYSDLTAFLTSASSPWEVDSFPYLQGYDGNGTVSVHLLRSDGTPVPVNGPIYVTVPLPTTNNLKHSTHVPAWRFDQKFGTWLKSSLGIVEQEGNEMTWTYIAPQLGYWVAAMSPTNPGPVVTHDISTYHTVFLLAILGGMSLILLVLLCLLLYYCRRKCLKPRHKKLQLSSTLNGSKKDQSTSMSHLNLIFSRRESEFPGGLSVASNGHTESSGQKELMGAVRMEKVCSGGEADMRTPMLKHTYSTSQEFSSREELLSHKEKDQSRMSLENMASSDTLRKDYLKSVDSFPGNPRKSMETSEGYDSPDKEDHRRSYSAMLTRPLFEKQEQASMNHICTGNKYNIQEQLYPIPSAPETELLDCRPTECMMSRSVDHLERPTSFPRPGQLVCCNSVDQVNDSVYRKVLPTLVIPGHYMKLPGEHPYISQPLVVPTDQQIDIERLQAELSSPHSQLFPHSQQQMQPQQLAAQAISQQHLQEAGASEWSAQNVSMSESVSIPASLNNSSLAQMNSEVQLLTEKALMELGGGKPLPHPRAWFVSLDGRSNAHVRHSYIDLQRAGRNGSNDASLDSGVDMNEPKSARKGRGDHLSLHQTHQQVQVHPQKEQKVPDSTAYTQLVYLDDMDQSGSECGTAVCSPEDSTLRCLLDTGSRRTAGQLPSLQEETLKRTVESSPEPLTSPEHGTTVHNEAEDDEDDDDDDDDDDQGEDKKSPWQKREERPLMAFNLK
- the FAM171A1 gene encoding protein FAM171A1 isoform X5, producing MIPSGARIQPKVHFQRRALKLPENTSYSDLTAFLTSASSPWEVDSFPYLQGYDGNGTGNNTRYDLTPVTAVSVHLLRSDGTPVPVNGPIYVTVPLPTTNNLKHSTHVPAWRFDQKFGTWLKSSLGIVEQEGNEMTWTYIAPQLGYWVAAMSPTNPGPVVTHDISTYHTVFLLAILGGMSLILLVLLCLLLYYCRRKCLKPRHKKLQLSSTLNGSKKDQSTSMSHLNLIFSRRESEFPGGLSVASNGHTESSGQKELMGAVRMEKVCSGGEADMRTPMLKHTYSTSQEFSSREELLSHKEKDQSRMSLENMASSDTLRKDYLKSVDSFPGNPRKSMETSEGYDSPDKEDHRRSYSAMLTRPLFEKQEQASMNHICTGNKYNIQEQLYPIPSAPETELLDCRPTECMMSRSVDHLERPTSFPRPGQLVCCNSVDQVNDSVYRKVLPTLVIPGHYMKLPGEHPYISQPLVVPTDQQIDIERLQAELSSPHSQLFPHSQQQMQPQQLAAQAISQQHLQEAGASEWSAQNVSMSESVSIPASLNNSSLAQMNSEVQLLTEKALMELGGGKPLPHPRAWFVSLDGRSNAHVRHSYIDLQRAGRNGSNDASLDSGVDMNEPKSARKGRGDHLSLHQTHQQVQVHPQKEQKVPDSTAYTQLVYLDDMDQSGSECGTAVCSPEDSTLRCLLDTGSRRTAGQLPSLQEETLKRTVESSPEPLTSPEHGTTVHNEAEDDEDDDDDDDDDDQGEDKKSPWQKREERPLMAFNLK